In one Magallana gigas chromosome 7, xbMagGiga1.1, whole genome shotgun sequence genomic region, the following are encoded:
- the LOC105326691 gene encoding mediator of RNA polymerase II transcription subunit 8-A isoform X3: MLDNFALLSGQLNTLGKLLRNEKVPPLRNSILLPIALSGDRDPELEKVTERRVIAFNADVVPHYLRTKPEPEVEERLQPVLNRASSLTPEAAQKQINAMNKMTSNIVDIIKSHQETMEKEANQKSSLSQTSSQADTNTLLSAVLTGKGFKSSGMRRTDMAQQQSNMQAQQQAAQQKQQGNAHGKVQSSIKTNIKQGSSTHPYQRN, from the exons ATGCTGGACAATTTTGCCCTGTTATCTGGACAGCTGAACACTCTAGGAAAACTTCTCAGAAATGAAAAAGTACCACCATTACGCAATTCTATATTACTGCCAATTGCTCTATCGGGGGACAGAGATCCAGAATTGGAG AAAGTAACAGAGAGGAGAGTTATCGCCTTCAATGCTGATGTGGTACCCCATTATCTCAGAACAAAGCCAGAACCAGAGGTAGAGGAGCGACTTCAGCCTGTTCTAAACAGGGCCTCCTCACTGACCCCAGAGGCAGCTCAG aaGCAGATAAATGCTATGAATAAAATGACCAGTAACATTGTGGATATCATCAAATCTCACCAAGAAACCATGGAAAAAGAAGCCA ATCAGAAATCATCCCTCTCTCAGACATCTTCTCAGGCTGACACCAACACACTGTTGTCTGCGGTTTTAACAGGGAAAGGTTTCAAATCCAGCGGCATGAGAAGGACAGACATGGCACAACAGCAGAGCAACATGCAGGCTCAGCAACAGGCAGCGCAACAAAAACAACAAG gaaaTGCCCATGGAAAAGTACAGAGTtctattaaaacaaatatcaaacagGGATCCAGTACTCATCCTTACCAAAGAAACTGA
- the LOC105326690 gene encoding uncharacterized protein — MISALEDRLQRIEAKLDNILEQRTIGIQLHRAHDYPVAPHKIALRKAHRKLLQDFHLESEIDKLIQNDVINRETLDEIKSHKSRTNQLRVFLLKLGSYDAQKFNAFLEVLKESHGHLVEELEQCLRNAKEEDVNLFEDDKIEVTCVRCQISRRVQPEEIIDELFSRGIIGATALRKYIDPQSEFKGSKVWKYVFENLKLLQRNKINVAQMMQDILEKNYIDIAEGIRCQGPTSWDCTCELHEDLSLRRLHSISNASSEITRKCASCSTATEPFNEAHAQHRQIERPFPTPTDNGASLSHQRKTPDIVITAEDDYGIKMSGAYFDYDKNEIPAAKTTPSLTVEHDKEQLLKPPNHLHKILATHQADTPTPDVTFKNPCYDDDDNASPPEQAGKQHKKVPTKKDIWQQFFSNSHGSSVASSESGV, encoded by the exons ATGATCTCTGCGCTTGAAGACAGACTTCAGAGAATAGAAGCCAAACTTGATAATATCCTTGAGCAGCGGACCATCGGGATACAACTACACAGAGCGCACG ATTACCCTGTGGCCCCTCACAAGATTGCCCTCAGAAAAGCCCACAGAAAACTGCTGCAAGATTTTCATCTGGAATCAGAAATTGACAAACTCAttcaaaatgacgtcataaaccGTGAAACTTTGGACGAAATAAAGAGCCACAAGAGCAGAACGAATCAGTTGCGAGTATTTCTGCTAAAACTTGGATCCTATGACGCCCAAAAATTCAATGCTTTTCTTGAAGTTTTAAAAGAATCGCACGGCCATTTGGTAGAAGAACTGGAGCAATGTTTGAGGAATGCCAAAGAGGAGGATGTTAATTTGTTTGAGGACGATAAGATAGAAGTGACGTGTGTACGATGTCAAATCAGTAGAAGAGTCCAGCCGGAGGAAATCATCGATGAACTGTTTTCACGGGGGATTATAGGGGCCACGGCGTTAAGAAAATACATCGATCCACAATCAGAATTTAAGGGAAGCAAGGTATGGAAGTATGTGTTTGAAAATCTAAAACTGCTTCAAAGAAACAAAATCAATGTGGCCCAAATGATGCAAGATATCCTAGAGAAGAATTACATTGACATCGCAGAGGGTATTCGTTGTCAAGGTCCTACTTCGTGGGACTGTACGTGTGAGTTGCATGAAGATCTTTCTCTTAGGAGACTGCATTCCATAAGTAACGCGAGCTCTGAAATCACACGGAAATGTGCTTCTTGTTCAACTGCCACTGAACCCTTTAATGAGGCGCATGCTCAGCACAGACAAATAGAAAGACCTTTCCCAACACCAACAGACAATGGAGCATCTTTGTCCCATCAGCGAAAAACTCCCGACATTGTGATAACCGCGGAGGACGATTACGGAATAAAAATGTCAGGCGCTTACTTTGATTATGACAAAAATGAGATTCCAGCGGCGAAGACGACACCGAGTCTGACCGTGGAGCATGACAAGGAACAATTGTTGAAACCTCCAAACCATCTACATAAAATACTAGCTACACACCAAGCGGACACACCCACACCCGACGTCACATTCAAGAACCCGTGCTATGATGATGACGATAACGCATCTCCACCTGAGCAGGCTGGAAAGCAACACAAGAAAGTTCCAACAAAAAAGGATATCTGGCAACAGTTCTTCTCCAACTCGCATGGTTCTTCCGTTGCATCGAGTGAATCAGGGGTATGA
- the LOC136269540 gene encoding uncharacterized protein → MDAMRMALEFLILLCIVSRISTQESPRATLFITLKEYNNTNSELYNGQCCDGPPSRKCSSDRCDYDINICVTTNGNGSWCHSTQLDVDQPPELVFNENGQNVLVISEWKGSARIDINISDTDGPNTQQLVDSFTFFYIEKGGKTPTFRELVLNGSRVRPSRLRLSMGIQCQTYYYGDQCSVFCIPSVDCKGHYSCDEKTGTKICDQGWEGEDCTRPTVKEGNCILNPCQNGGTCSVDKFSNTTDGDFFCCCPEGYTGSQCDKDINECQSNPCQYGGTCFNTNGGYICKCHPRFRGMNCETPTTCADNPCGIGSCSQTSNDTFSCQCPPNFSGSFCENEVTTSTVRTTSTTTPSTTTTRTTTSTTTTIPTTTIKVTTRTTPSTTKVTTPTTMTTPMTKSTESPTTPSLTSEARSTTFSVLNTMTPSENSSPSALTPSAGKVSYRCPVNACKHNATDDAHWEKSAFIGNKNSIATRMYYIPSNPNDTKTSWPRPDMSGMLDRINSSLGSINRKLAVNRIRELHEVVLTDIIPNSEKPKILDIILKAWSSTNKHVSKKDLNAAIHLWNTNYVSPTGTIVTLLRYTLSVLSADSSVAALSRPSGGVIKDAMKSSPIKYCDCKAYKVRMLWTKDMKEFNSTVIQESVSNAWVAANDGFGLIIPTSVINSEAGYVAGSGENVRMYTYFIKPRIGPKEVDEDDLDEPTSAQLEQELSKRVPGSRVYSSASKKSEPKGTEWWVYLVIGIGCLALVILLLTLLITALRARSHRQSRTLKQDPKQVNGFDKEHFSKEPVMEKNSNGLYTVEDEDTDYSKTTYIVNTAFSDTHQE, encoded by the exons ATGGATGCCATGCGGATGGCTTTGGAATTTCTTATTCTTCTTTGCATTGTTTCTAGAATTTCAACTCAG GAGAGCCCCCGGGCGACTTTGTTTATCACCCTGAAGGAGTACAACAACACTAACAGTGAGCTGTACAATGGACAGTGCTGTGACGGCCCGCCCTCCAGAAAGTGTAGCTCAGACAGATGTGATTACGATATCAACATATGCGTGACCACCAATGGGAACGG TTCCTGGTGCCATTCCACCCAACTAGATGTAGACCAACCACCGGAACTTGTCTTCAATGAGAATGGGCAGAATGTACTGGTTATTTCAGAATGGAAG GGAAGTGCACGAATAGATATTAATATCAGTGACACAGATGGTCCAAACACCCAACAGCTTGTCGATAGTTTCACCTTCTTTTACATTGAAAAGGGAGGAAAAACACCCACGTTCAGAGAACTGGTATTGAACGGTTCACGTGTAAGACCGTCAAG GCTGCGACTGTCTATGGGGATACAGTGTCAGACCTACTATTACGGGGACCAGTGCTCTGTATTCTGTATCCCCTCGGTGGACTGTAAGGGACACTACTCTTGTGACGAGAAGACGGGGACCAAAATCTGTGACCAGGGCTGGGAGGGTGAGGACTGCACCAGACCCACAGTCAAAGAGGGAAACTGCATCT taaatcctTGTCAAAATGGAGGAACATGTTCCGTAGATAAGTTCAGTAACACAACCGATGGCGATTTCTTTTGCTGTTGTCCAGAGGGGTATACAGGCAGTCAGTGCGACAAAGACATCAACGAATGCCAATCGAACCCGTGCCAATATGGCGGAACCTGTTTCAACACTAATGGCGGTTATATTTGTAAATGCCATCCTAG GTTTCGTGGTATGAACTGTGAAACTCCCACAACATGTGCTGATAATCCATGTGGAATCGGGTCTTGTTCCCAAACCAGTAACGACACATTTTCTTGTCAATGCCCTCCAAATTTCTCTGGTTCATTTTGCGAAAACGAAGTCACAACTTCAACTGTTAGGACAACATCGACAACAACACCGAGTACAACAACAACACGAACTACAACTTCAACAACCACAACAATACCAACCACAACAATAAAAGTAACGACGAGAACAACTCCCTCGACAACAAAAGTCACAACCCCGACGACCATGACAACACCAATGACAAAATCGACAGAGAGCCCAACTACACCTTCTTTGACATCAGAAGCTAGATCAACAACTTTCTCTGTCCTCAACACCATGACTCCTTCTGAGAATTCATCACCATCAGCACTAACGCCATCTGCTGGAAAGGTATCTTATAGGTGTCCGGTCAATGCATGCAAACACAACG CAACGGACGATGCTCATTGGGAAAAATCTGCCTTTATAGGAAATAAAAA TTCCATTGCGACAAGAATGTATTACATACCCAGTAATCCTAACGATACAAAGACCTCGTGGCCAAGACCGGATATGAGTGGAATGTTGGATCGCATCAACAGCTCTCTGGGAAGCATCAACCGGAAGCTAGCTGTAAATAGGATAAGAGAGCTGCATGAAGTTGTACTGACAGACATAATACCAAACTCAGAGAAGCCCAAGATATTAGACATTATTTTGAAGGCTTGGTCATCTACCAACAAAc ATGTATCTAAAAAGGATTTGAATGCTGCCATTCACTTATGGAATACAAACTATGTTTCCCCAACAGg AACAATAGTCACACTACTAAGGTACACTTTAAGTGTCCTGAGCGCAGACTCTAGTGTAGCAGCATTGTCCCGGCCCAGTGGCGGTGTTATCAAGGACGCCATGAAGTCTTCACCGATTAAGTACTGCGACTGTAAAGCTTACAAAGTCAGGATGCTGTGGACAAAAGATATGAAGGAATTCAACTCAACGGTCATTCAAGAATCCGTATCAAATGCGTGGGTCGCGGCAAATGACG gTTTTGGTCTAATTATTCCAACGTCCGTCATCAACTCAGAGGCCGGATATGTTGCCGGATCCGG AGAGAATGTCCGCATGTACACATACTTCATAAAACCACGAATTGGACCGAAGGAAGTGGACGAGGATGATTTGGACGAGCCCACTTCCGCTCAATTAGAACAGGAATTGTCAAAACGAGTGCCAGGATCACGTGTTTATTCTTCAGCGTCAAAAAAGTCTGAGCCAAAGGGAACG GAATGGTGGGTGTACTTAGTGATAGGGATCGGGTGTCTAGCCTTAGTGATTCTGTTGCTCACTCTTCTGATCACGGCTCTGCGAGCAAGAAG TCATCGTCAATCAAGAACGCTGAAACAGGATCCCAAACAGGTGAATGGGTTCGACAAGGAACACTTTTCTAAGGAACCTGTGATGGAGAAAAACTCAAACGGTCTTTATACTGTAGAGGACGAGGATACGGACTATTCTAAGACCACATACATCGTAAATACTGCGTTCTCAGACACACACCAGGAGTGA
- the LOC105326748 gene encoding uncharacterized protein, giving the protein MKVDLASFYIVYCTFVDFPSTTVASSVGSSSSFQTSPPLVNTSGTTDSIPTTTQPPPSTARSTHPSSPPTTAAVTTSESPHTGNNSVTLSGKIPDKDIPAVKEAITNAIKNTTKGENCTDLNILDKEYLYSISRVPEVFTKIIYNSSDCPDESNLQKNPNLTHSLSSQLAHSGSLGSHNVYGGKTSELGRSFDVQLIGYVYATDRRHIKDAIKRTWSNAGNKQVDVLIVDAAYQIGQYGIYITDITYLVTSGMKLLHPKTENIPQESAFYDQFHREFPDGRILMYSGKTRYGYESGLRLSLQQMKRTTALNAAELQDKSLTAWKNVIKDKKICPQSGCGVDMTISSLELTPAKQRSADVVFYPSINQNLNTDSTMWDALKSRMSAFYDICDNCKYTRRHFINIAGRIKLKDETNIKNKIKAIQGEYEFTFSNCSIASSLFSLYIYLF; this is encoded by the exons ATGAAAGTGGACTTGGCTTCTTTTTACATAGTTTATTGCACGTTCGTAGATTTTCCGTCGACAACTGTCGCATCTAGCGTAGGTTCAAGCTCGTCATTTCAGACCTCCCCACCCTTGGTGAACACCTCTGGGACAACAGACAGTATACCGACCACTACACAGCCACCACCAAGCACCGCTAGATCCACCCATCCATCCTCGCCCCCCACCACAGCAGCTGTGACAACATCAGAATCCCCTCATACAGGAAACAACTCGGTAACACTTAGCGGAAAAATTCCCGATAAGGACATTCCAGCCGTGAAAGAAGCGATAACAAATGCTATCAAAAACACGACTAAAG GTGAAAACTGCACAGACTTGAACATCTTGGACAAAGAGTATTTATACAGTATATCAAG AGTACCCGAggttttcacaaaaatcatcTACAATAGCTCCGATTGCCCGGATGAGTCAAACTTGCAAAAAAATCCCAACCTCACACACTCTTTGAGCAGTCAGCTGGCTCACTCGGGGTCCCTCGGCAGTCACAATGTGTATGGAGGAAAAACCTCGGAGCTTGGCCGGAGTTTCGATGTTCAACTGATTGGATACGTGTACGCTACGGACAGGAGACACATCAAAGATGCTATCAAAAGGACCTGGTCAAACGCAG gAAACAAGCAAGTCGACGTTCTTATTGTTGATGCTGCATACCAAATTGGACAATACGg AATATACATTACTGATATTACTTACCTGGTTACGAGTGGAATGAAACTGTTACACCcgaaaacggaaaacattccTCAGGAGTCAGCATTTTACGACCAGTTTCACAGAGAATTTCCGGACGGGCGGATACTGATGTATTCTGGGAAAACGCGATACGGATATGAATCCGGATTGCGACTATCCCTGCAACAAATGAAGCGAACAACTGCCCTGAATGCGGCAGAACTCCAGGATAAATCGTTGACAGCGTGGAAAAACGTCATCAAAG ATAAAAAGATCTGTCCTCAGTCTGGCTGTGGTGTTGATATGACGATCTCATCCCTTGAATTAACACCTGCAAAACAaag GTCAGCCGATGTTGTCTTTTATCCGTCAATAAACCAAAATCTTAACACAGACTCGACAATGTGGGACGCACTAAAATCAAGAATGTCTGCATTTTACGATATTTGTGATAACTGCAAATATACAAGACGACATTTTATTAATATAGCGGGGAGAATAAAGCTCAAAGATGAAaccaacattaaaaataaaatcaaagcaaTTCAAGGCGAGTATGAATTTACTTTTTCCAATTGTTCTATAGCATCTTCTTTATTTtccttgtatatatatttattctaa